The Halovivax ruber XH-70 genome includes the window GAAGGAGATCGAGACGATCCCCGGGACGTCGTCGGCTTCGTCGGCGACGGCTCGTACCTCTACTATCCCCACGCGATGTACAGCGCCGCCCGGTACGACCTCGATCTGACCGTCGTCGTTTCGGACAACCGCAACTACCGCATCCTGAAGAACAACACGCTCGATCTCATGGGCGGCGAGGAAGCTGACTACGAGTTCCCAGGGATGGACTTCGATCCGCCGGTCGACCTCGTTGCCAACGCCGAAAGCCACGGCGCGCGTGGGACGCTCGTCGAGACGCCCGAGGAGATCGAACCCGCACTCGAGGAAGCGCTCGTTCGGGACGGTCCGGACGTCCTCGACGTGCTCGTCCACGACTGATCGGAGCACCGGCCCTGTACCAACTCGACCACACCGCTCACCCTTCACTCACCGGATCACGAACGCGCTCCCCGCTTTCCGTCTCCGGAAATATTTTTCCAGGGTTCAGTGTGCCAGTCGGGTCCAGTGCACGCTTGATCGACCGCATGGCGTCGACGGCACCGTCACCGTGCTCCGGTTCCAGGTACTCGCGCTTTCCCTGTCCGATTCCGTGTTCGCCCGTAGCCGTCCCGCCCAGCTCGATCGCACGCTCGACGACCGCGGCGTACAGTTCCTCGCCACGCTCGACCATCGGGGGATCGGAGCGGTCGACGAGGACGCTGTAGTGGAGGTTGCCGTCGCCGGCGTGGCCGAAACAGGGGACGAGCAAGTCAGCCTCGTCGGCCAGACGCTTCGTCTCACGGACGATCTCTGGGTAGGCGCTGATGGGGACCGTCACGTCGCCGGGGTGGAGCGGATCCAGATCGGCGTCGTAGCTCGCGACGGCGTATGCGAGGTCGCGCCGTGCCGCCCAGAGATCGGCCATCTCGGTCCCGTCATCGTCCGTCTCGAAGCGCTCGAGGGCGTACTCTTCGAAGATGGACCGACAGAGGGCGACCTCCTCGTCGACGCCGTGGTTCGCGTGAAACTCGAGGAAGACCATGGGCGCGTCCGGAAGGTCGCTCCCCTGGTACGCGTTCGCCATCCGGGCACTGAGTCCGTCGACGACTTCGATGCGGGCGACGTCGACACCGGAGCGGACGGTATCGGAGACGGCCGCGGTCGCCGCGTCGAGCGTCTCGAAGATGGCACGCACACCGCGTTTCTGCGCGGGTCGACCGGCCAGCTCGAGCGTCACCTCGGTGACGACGGCGAGGGTCCCCTCGCTGCCGATCAGCAATTCGGTGAGATTGTACCCGCTCGAGGTCTTCACCGCCCGCGAGCCGGTCCGGATCACCGTTCCGTCGGCCAGTACGGCCTCCAGGCCGAGTACCCAGTCGGCCACCTCGCCGTACTTCACCGTCTGCATCCCGCTCGCGTCCGTGGCGATCATCCCGCCGATCGTCGAGATGTTGCCCGACGACGGCAAGGGTGGAAAGAAGCGCCCGTCGTCCGCCACGTGCTCGTCGACCGCCGAGCCGAGAAGCCCTGGCTGCACGTCGATCTGAAAGTCGTCCGGCCGGTAGTCGACGACCGCATTCAGCCGCATCAGATCGAGACTGATGCCGCCGTGAGCCGGCACTGCATTTCCCTCCAGCCCGGTTCCCGCCGCGTACGGCGTTACGGGCACGCCGTGGTCTGTCGCCGCAGCGAGGAGGGCTGAAACGTCGGCCGTCGACTCCGGCCAGACTACGACGTCCGGGACGACGCCCTCGTCGAGCTGAGAGGCACCCCAGTCTGCCGCGTGGGATTCACGTCGCCCCTCGGAGACCGAGATCTGGTCGTCAGCAAGTCCGAGCTCGAAGCAGAACTCGATGTCGTATGTCATACGGGAGCGTTACTCACACACCGTCTAAACGTTTCCCCGACGCTGTCGGCCGAACGACTGTCGACCCGGGTCCGTCACATCGATCGAAAGCGATCGGGTTCAATCGATCGCCCGAACGGCGCCATCGCTGGCAGGTGTGAGTAGAAAACAGCAAAAGACCGGCCTGTTCAGCCGAAATCGATCAGTCGATGTGTCCTTCGCGTCGAAGCTGGTTGGCGTCCTGGCTGGTGTAGCGCCACTCGATCGTCGCTTTCTCGTCCTGCCAGTCCCATGGTTCGGCGACGACGACGTCGTCCTCTTCGATCCAGGTGCGGTACTTCATGCGACCGGGAATGCGACCGAGACGTTCGACGCCGTCGGCACACTGCAGTTGCACGTGGTTGCCGCCGAGGTGATCGGTGACGACGGCGAACACTTCGTCGTTCGAGGGCATACGGAGGTTCCGTCGCCCGGATTCTTCGCTCATATGTTATGTACGAGACCACGCCGTATAAGTTGGCGGGAGGACCGGTATCATGGGACGCGGTAACGGCCACCGCCAATTATACCAATATTCTGATCGGTTCGAACCAGACAGCCGCGACGAGAACCGCGAGGAAGACGTAGCACCCCCGAATCAGGAGCATCGTCGCGAGCTTCGGCGGCGCACGACGCGCGATGACCGCGACCAGTGCCAGGGCAGCCACTGCGAGAACGCATCCAGGCGGGAACAGCCCGACGAGCACGAACGCCAGACAGCTCACGAGACCGACGCCGATCAGCCCGTACGCCAGGAAGATGGCTCGATCGGGCCCCAGGACGACCGCGACCGTCCGCTTCCGGATAGTGCGATCGTAGGCCACGTCGGTCGTGTCGTCGACGACTTTGATCCCGGTGAGGACCACCAGGAAGACGAGCGCGAACGCGAGCGCGAGCGGCGAGAGTGTCCCGGTCTGGGCGGCGTACCCGCCCAGAATTGCCAGCCCGATCCCCGCGGGGTAGCCCATCGTCGCGCCGATCGGATGCACGTCCAGTTGTGGTGCGTGGAGGTACGCGATCACCCAGGTAGGCACCGTCAGCGCAGCGGCGAGCAAATCGACGCCGACGGCAAGGATCAGTGTGGCAACTGCAAACAGCGCCGTCGCACCGTAGAGTCCCGCGAGGCAACCCGTGACCGTGAGCGGGTGATCGTCGTCCTCGTCGCGGACGTGAAAGTCGACGTAGCCGTCCTTGACGTGCGCCGTGTAGACCGCCGCGAAGATCGCGACGGCGTGGACTGCGGCCGGAACGAGTGCGAAATCGGTCGTGAGAACGGCCCCGAACAGCGACGCAGCAACCGGCGGCAGCATGAATACGGGGTGGACCTGCGAGGCGTACGCTCGAAGGTCGGCGCGGAGGCCCGAACCGTGACGGGAGACGGCCATAGTCCGTCCCACCACGGACGCGGACAAAACCGTCAGGGGTCGACCGACGCGGTGAGAATGCGTGGTCAGTCCCGATGGCTTCGTCGCCGGGCCCGTCTTCACACGGTGCGTACTGGATCGCGGTACTTACTGGACCGCTGCCGTCGCCGCGTCGATGATCTCCAGCGCCTCTTTCAGTTCCTCGGTTCCCGTCGCGTAGGAGAGGCGAGCGTAGCCCGCGCCGTTCTCGCCGAACGCCTCACCGGGGACGACCACGACGCCACGATCCAGCACTTCGTCACACCAGCCGTCGGGGACCTCCGGCATCGCGTAGAATGCACCCTCCGGCGTCGGAACGGTGAGGCCAGCATCTTCGAGTCCGTCGAGGACGAGATCACGTCGGTCTTCGAAAGTGGCGACCATCTCGTCGACGGGATCCTGCGGCCCAGTGAGGGCCGCCTCGGCCGCGTACTGGGCGGGCGCCGAGGCACAGGCCTGGACGTACTGGTGGACGCGCAGCATTCGCTCGATGCGGCGGTTCGAACCCGTGACCCAGCCCAGTCGCCAGCCGGTCATCGAGTAGGTCTTCGAGCAGGCGCTGACGGTGACGACGTTGTCCGTCTCCGCGTACGCCATCGGCGAGTGGTGCTCGCCGTCGAAGACGATGTGTTCGTACACCTCGTCGGAAATACAGAGCACGTCGTGTTCGTCGGCGATACGGGCGAACTCGCGTACGTCGTCCTCGGAGGCGACGGCCCCCGTCGGGTTGCCTGGACTGTTGACGATGAACGCCGCCGTGTCGTCGGTGATCGCGTCCTCGACGGCCGCAGGGTCGAGCGTCAGGTCGTCGCGCACCGCGACTGGCTTCGGGACTCCCCCGGCAATGGTCGTCAGTGCATCGTAGGCCACGAAGCCGGGATCGGGAAAGATGACCTCCTCGCCGGTCCCGACGTGCGCCTCGAGCGCCAAATGCAGCGCTTCGCTGCCGCCAGCCGTCGCGATGACGTCGTTCGGGTCGATCGAGAGCCCGTACTCGCGGTCGTAGGCGCCAGAGATCGCTTCACGCAACGGGAGAATACCCTTGTTCCCCGTGTAGGGATCCGCCTCGTGTGATTCGATCGCCTCGATCGCGGCCTGTGAGGCGTGTTCGGGCGTCGGGAAGTCCGGCTGGCCGAGCCCGAGGTTGATGTCGTCCTCGCCGGCCGCTTCGAACACCTCGCGGATGCCACTGATCGAGACGTTTTCGACTCGCGTCGAGAAGTCCGTCATACGTGACAGGGTGGACCGAACCCTCATAACCCTTGCTGGTACCTGCGACGAATAGAACGGCTCCCGGCGAGCCCACTGCCGGACGGCTACCACCGGGCTGAGGGCCAGCCCCAGTCTGAGGTGGTCTCGAGCCTATCACTCGTCGAGATCGACGATCCGCGTCGCACCGGACCGCGGATCGATGTGGACTCGCACCCGACCGGCAGCCGTCGTCGCCGGGACGATCCACGTCGATCGGGTTCGGTGGGGGAGCGAGACGTCGATTGCCTCGTACCCGGCCGATTCTAACGCGTCGGCCGCGTGCCTCGTCGCCGCGTCGACGGACGGTACCCCCTGCGTCGGTACGCGGGATTTCGTGGTTGTCATCGTCCCTCTATGTAGGCCTATGCTACCAACACACATGAACGAGGCCACCAGTTCCCACTCGCTGGGAGACGGATGCGAGAAACCACAAACCGAGCCAGGTCGGAACCCGGCTCGATCAATCCTGCGTCGACAAAATCCGTGACTGAAACCGACTCAGTAGAACTCGCGAACGAGGTCCATCGCGTCCTCGGGGGCGCCGTCGGGGATCTCGGACATGTTCGCGCCGAGGTTCTGGTGTTGGCCGTACGGCACCGACTCGTCGTCCTGATAGATGACGCCCTGATACTCTTTGTCGGAGTCGAGGATGACGTCCTTGGCGTCGTCGTAGTCGTTCGGGTCGTGACCCTCTTCCTGGAGGTCGACCAGCGTATCGCGGAAGTAGTCGTAGGTGTCGACGTCGTTGAACGTGACACACGGGCTGAAGACGTTGACGAAGCCGAAGCCGTCGTGCTCGATGGCTGCTTCGACGATCTCGGTGTGACGCATCGCGTCGGAGGCGAACGACTGGGCGATGAACGTCGCGCCGGAGGCGAGTGCGAGCGCGAGCGGGTTGACCGGCGGCTGCTTCGGCCCCTCGGGAGTCGTCGAGGTCTCGAAGTCCGATCGCGAGGTCGGCGACGCCTGGCCCTTGGTCAGGCCGTAGATGCGGTTGTCCATGACCACGTAGGACATGTCGACGTTCCGGCGAACGGCGTGGATGAAGTGGCCGGACCCGATCGAGTAGCCGTCACCGTCGCCGCCGGCGACCATGACCTCGATGTCGGGGCGGGCCATCTTGACGCCGGCCCCGACGGGCAGCGCGCGGCCGTGGACACCGTGAAGCGCGTAGCTGTGCATGTAGGTCCCGATCTTGCCGGAACAGCCGATGCCGGCCACGACGAACGTGTTGTCGGGATCGTTGCCCGTGTTCGCCAGGGCCTTCATCATGCCGTTCATGGTCCCGAAGTCACCGCAGCCGGGACACCAGGTCGGTTGCTTGTCGGACTTGAAGTCGGTGAATCGAACGTCTGAGCTCATTATGCTGGCACCTCCGTGGAGAGTTCCGCTTCGATGTCGTCCGCGAGTTCGTCCGCCTTGAAGCGGATACCGGTGTACTTGTTGATCCGTTTGACTCGCGTCAGCGTGTCGTGTTCGATCACGTCGGCGAACTGCCCCGTGGCGTTACACTCGACGACGATCACGTTGTCGGCTGCCTCGACGTCCTCGGTGAGGTCGGGCCGCGGGAACAGGTACGGAACCGACAGGACGCGGACCGAGATGTCGCGTTCCTCGAGGAGGTCGAGCGCCTCGATGAGGGCTCCCTCGTTCGAGCCCCACGAGATGACGAGGTCGTCGGCATCCGGGTCGCCGAACTCGCGGTAGTCCCAGTCCTCTTCGGCCTTTGCGGTTTCGACCTTGCGATTTCGTTTATCGACCTGCTGGACACGGACGTCGGTGTCCTCCGTCCGGCGGCCGAGTTCGTCGTGTTCCAGGCCGGTGCTCATGTGGGCGCCGTCGAGCGTTCCCGGAAGGGCGCGCGGGCTGACCCCGTCGTCGGTCGCGGCGTGCGCACGGAAGCGACCCTCCTCGTCGAGCCACTCCTCGACGTCGTCTTCCGCGACGATCTTGCCCCGATCGATCTCGACGTCGTCCATGTCGAACGCCTCCGGCGGGAACGTCTGCTCGGTGACCGACGTCGCCAGGTCGGAGACGAGGAAGACCGGCGTCTGGTACTTCTCGGCCAAGTTGAACGCCTCGATCGTCTTCCAGAAGCACTCGGTGATCGAGGTGGGGGCGACGACGAACCGCGGCACTTCGCCGTGGCCGCCGTACAGGAGCATGTTCAGGTCGCCCTGTTCCTGCTTCGTCGGCATCCCCGTCGACGGACCGGATCGCTGCACGTCCGCGATGACCAGCGGCGTCTCGCTCGTCGCGACGAGGCCGAACGTCTCGGTCATGAGGTCGATCCCGGCACCCGAGGTCGCCGTCATCGAACGGGCACCGCCGCGTGCCGCGCCGAGCGCCATGTTGATCGCCGAGAGTTCGTCCTCCGCCTGGACGACGTGCCCGCCGTAGTCGTCGACACGGCCGGTGAGGTACTCCATGATGGAGGTCGCGGGCGTGATCGGGTAGCCGGCGTAGAAGCGACAGCCGGCCGCGATGGCGCCCATGCCGATCGCCTCGTTGCCGTTCAGGAGGACGTAGTCCTCGTCGGTCGTCTCCAGATCGTAGCCCAGGTGGTCCAGATCGAACTCCTCGCGGACGTAATCTCGACCGAGTCGGGCGGCCTCCTTGTTGTTCTCGACGATCTGGGAGCCCTTCCCGCCGAAGCGCTTCTCCAGCGCCTCGTCGAGGTAGGCGACGTCGAAGCCGGTGATCTCGCAGGCGGCACCGAGGGCGACGACGTTTCGCATGATAGCGCCGCCGGCCTCTTCTGCGAGGGACTTGAGCGGCACGTCGACGCCGGTCGCCTCGTCGGGGAGTTCGGCGTCCCACGAGCGCTCGCCGTCGTAGATGATCGCGCTGCCGTCGTGCATTTCGTCGACGTTCTCGTCGATGGTTCGCTGGGTGAGCGCCACGAGGATGTCGAGTCGATCGACGACGCTCTGCACGTCCTCGACCGAGGTTCGAATCTTGTAGGCGGTGTACCCGCCCCGGATCCGTGAGGCGAAGTCCTTCGAGGTGAACACCTGCCGTCCAGCTCTGGCGAGAGCCTGGGCGAAGATCTTGCCGGTGGAGTCGATACCGTCCCCGGCTTCCCCGCCGATGGCCCAGTTGAGATCCGCTGGCATATTCTAGCGGCCCTTGCCCGGGGGAGAGGAAAAGGCTTCTGAAACCCCCGGTGACTGACCGCACGAGGTAACGGTTACGCCACCGTTCTGTTTGTTTGAGTGGAGAACTGACGACGGGCCGATCGGATCGTGACGAAATCACACGCCACCGTTCGAAAAAGAACCACCCGGTCCCGAGATCACTGGCTCCGGGAATCCGTTCGCTCCCAGAACCCATTTGGCTCCCTCCCACAAAGCGTGCGTATGAACGCGACAGTCGCAGTAACCGCGGTCGACCGAGTTGGACCGGAGACGGTTGCACTCGAGCTGGAGACGCCCGACGGATTCGACGCCGCTCCAGGACAGTTCGTTCTCGTCCGCGCAACGCCGGACGACGAGGAGATCGCACGCCACTACACGCTCTCCTCGCCCACGATGGACGAGACGTTCGAGATTACCGTCGGCGTGGATCCCGAGGGCGACCTCTCGCCGTGGCTCGCCGACCGGGAGCCGGGCGACGAGATCGAGATCGAGGGCCCGTTCGGCGAGATCGCCTACGAGCGCGACAGTCACGTGGTCGCGATCGCTGGCGGCCCCGGCGTCGGACCGGCCGTCGCGATCGCGGAAGCCGCCCAGGACAGCGACTACGACGCCGCCGTGGTGTACCTGGACGACGAGCCAGCTCATATGGACCGCCTCGACGCGCTGTCAGCGGACGACGTGCCGGTGACGATCGTCGCGGACGGCGACGAGGAGCGCCTCCGCGGGGCGATCGCCGACCACGTCACGGACGGCCAACTCTTCGCGTTTGGCTTCACGGAATTCGTCACTACCGTCGCCGACGCGATCGAGGATGCCGGCGGCGATCCCGACGACGCGCTGATCGAGAACTTCGGCTAATTCTTGGCCGTCACGAAAGCGATTAACGGTATTGACGGCCGGCAGGATCAATGTTCGACGAACTCGACGAGAATCCCGCCAGTGTCTCGCGGGTGGAGGAAGGCGACGTCGTGGCCCCACGCGCCGGGACGTGGCTCCTCGTCGATGGGCGTGATGTCAAGTTCGCGCGCCCGCTCGATCGCCCCAGCGACGTCGTCCGTCTCGAACGCGAGGTGGTGGATGCCAGGCCCGTTGTCCTCGAGATAGCTCGCAATCGTTCCGCCCTCCGTCGGTTCTAAGAGTTCGAGGTAGCCGTTCCCGAAGTCGAGAAAGACGACCTGCATGCCGTCGAACGTCTCCTCGTGGGCCACGTCGACCCCGCAGAGGTCGACGAACAACTCGGCGAGCGCTGTGGCGTCCTCGGTCGCGATACCCGCGTGATCGAACTGCATTAGCCGGGTGTTCGACGGGGCGTGGCCTCACTCTTGTGATTCGGACCATTGAGACGACGCGCTGAACAGAATCAGGCCGCTACACCGCGCCGCCGCCCTGGTACTCGCCGAACTCGTCGCGGAGCACGTCACAGATTTCGCCGACCGTCGCGTAGGCTTTGACCGCGTCGATGATATGGGGCATGAGGTTCTCGTCGCCGCGCGCCGCGTCTCGAACCGCTGCCAACGCCGCCTCCGCCGCCTCGTCGTCCCGGGCCGCTTTCGTCTCCTCCAGACTGTCGATCTGGCGCTGCTGGTCCTCGGCGGTGACCTCCTGGACATCCATCTCCTGTTCTTCCTCGACTTCGAACTCGTTGACGCCGACGATGATGCGCTCGCTGTCTTCGATCTCGCGCTGGCGGTCGAACGCCGTGTCCTGAATCTGGCGCTGGACCCACTGCGATTCGACGGCGTCTAACATCCCGCCCCGGTCGGCGACCTCGTCGAGCAGGTCGTAGGCGTCGGCTTCCACCTCGTCGGTGAGGCTCTCGACGTAGTAGCTTCCGGCCAGTGGGTCGATGGTGTCTGCCGCGCCGGACTCGTGCGCGAGGATCTGCTGGGTCCGAAGCGCGGTGCGGACCGACTCCTCCGTGGGGAGCGCGAGCGCCTCGTCCTTCCCGTTCGTGTGGAGGCTCTGCGTACCGCCGAGGACGGCCGCGAGCGCCTGGTAGGCCACGCGGACGACGTTGTTCTCGATCTGCTGGGCGGTGAGCATCGAGCCCGCCGTCTGGGTGTGGAACTTGAGTTGCTTCGACTTGGGGTTCTGCGCGTCGAAGCGCTCCTCCATGATGTCGTGCCACATCCGACGGGCGGCGCGGAACTTCGCGACCTCCTCGAAGATGTTGTTGTGGCCGTTGAAGAAGAACGAGAGTTGCGGGGCGAACTCGTCGACGTCGAGTCCGGCGTTGACGGCCGCCTCGACGTACTCGATCCCGTTGCCGAGGGTGAAGGCGAGTTCCTGCGCCGCCGTCGAACCGGCTTCGCGAATGTGGTAGCCGGAGATGGAGATGGTGTTGAAGTTCGGCGTCTCGTCCGCACAGAACTCGAAGATGTCAGTGATGATCCGCATCGAGGGTTCCGGCGGGTAGATGTAGGTGTTGCGCGCGATGTACTCCTTCAGGAGGTCGTTCTGGATCGTCCCGCGCAGCTGCTCGCGGTCGACGCCCTGGCGGTCGCCGACGGCGATGTACATCGCCAGGAGCACGCTCGCGGGCGCGTTGATCGTCATCGAGGTCGAGACCTCGTCTAGCGGAATACCGTCGAAGACGGTGAGCATGTCGTCTAACGAGTCGATGGCGACGCCAGCTTTCCCGACCTCGCCGGCAGCCATCTCGGCGTCGGAGTCGTAGCCCATCTGCGTCGGCAGGTCGAACGCCATCGAGAGGCCGGTCTGACCCTGGTCGAGGAGATAGTGGTACCGCTCGTTGGTGTCCTCGGGGGTCGAGAATCCGGCGTACTGGCGCATCGTCCACAGTCGGCCACGATAGCCGGTCGAGTAGACCCCGCGCGTGTACGGCGGTTCGCCCGGGAACCCGAGATCGTCCTCGTAGTCGAGATCGGCCACGTCCGCCGGCGTGTAGACGCGATCGACTTCCTGGCCGTTCGTGTCCGTCGTGAACGTCTCTTTGCGTTCGCCGAACCGATCGACGACGGGGTCGACGGTCTCCTCGTTCCACGCCGCGTGCCCCTCGCGGATGGACTCGAGGTCGTCCGAATCGAACATTATCCCCACCAACGCGGTCACGCGGCTTGAAAGTTGAGAAACGAACCGATCGGACTGTGAAGGGGCGAGTTCGCGGTATTCACCCGAAAACGTTCGACTCCGCGTACGTCAACGGTCGGCCTCGAACGACGCTACCGCAGCCACGACTCAACGGTGCGAGGACGGTCACTCGATCGCGTCCTTGCAAAAAAACATCTTCGTGCGAGAAGCGCAACCTCACTTGGCAAACGTGACCGAGACGTACGTGACACCGGCCGAGACGATGGCACCGACCACGCCGAAGACGAGGCTGTTGATGAGCAACTGCGTCGTCTCGAGGGACGTCCCTATCACGATTCCCGATGGGGATCCCGAACTGATTTCAGGGATCTGCGTGGACCCGAGGAAGGTAGTCACGAACACGAACAGCGCTAACCCAGCGAATGCGCCGATCGCACTCACTTTGAACTTCTCACCGTCGGGCTTCGATAAGTGTGTTCCGACGAGCAGTCCGAACCCACCGACAACGAGAAGTCCGAGATACGGGAGGAACCCGAGTGCGTTCTGGACGATGCTGAAGACCCAGAAGTCGTGAACTTGCCCCTGTTCTTGACTGGTCAGGTCCTCTTCGACCGTCAGCGCCGGATCCCCGAACGCATCCACCAGCAGGAACATGAGGAAGATCGCCACCGAGAGGACGGCGAACGTTCCGAGTAGTCCCTTGAGAAATCGCTGCGTTTCGTGATCGGACAACAGATCACCGAGATCCGTGCCGGGCTGCGATCGGTCGAAGCCGCCGGGGTGCTGGCGGCCGGCCTGTCCTCCCGATTCGGGCTCGGTGTACGTCGCCTGTGCCCCACCACTTTCGTTCGATTCATCAACTCCATCACCTGTCTCGGAACCTGACATCAGATCCAAATATAAAATCCCACACCCATATGTGTACCTTATATATTCAGTAATCCCTCCAATAATGTTAGAACCGAGAATTACCGGCGGCGGTAATCGGTTGGGGTGTGAGCGTCCAGCCGCCGGTGAACGAGGCGGGTTCCGGTACGACGATTGATCTGGAACGCCACGCACGTGAGCGAGATTACAGAGTGAAAGTCAGGGCGGCGGTCGTCGTTCAAATTCACAGCAGGTGGCGCTGGTCACCGGCCAGTGTCGTACTTGTACGTGGCCGTGTCCGGGTCGATCCCGAACTCCTCGGCCGTCGTCTCGTCGTCACCGGCGGCCTCCTCCTTGCTGGCCGCCTTGAACGCCCCGCGCAGTCGGTCGGGGACCTGAAATTGGTCGACGGCGACCCGAAGCGGGCTGGCGTCGGGATCGATACCATCTCGCTTCGCTTCGAGACGGGTCTGAAGCGGTCCCGGCAGGGCGTCGACGTCGATCGACTCGAAGCCGAACTGCGCGAGGTAGGGGCCCTCGCCCGTCAACGCGTAGACCGTCTCGAAGTCCTGATCACCGGCGTACTCGACGAGTCGTTCGACGACGTGGGCGCCGACTCCCTGTCCGCGCCAGTCCTGGAGGACGCCGATGCTCGTCAGTTCACAGGCAGGCTCGCCGTCGTCCGGCCGATGGATACGAATGCGCCCGAAGCCGGCCTTCTCGTTCGAGACTTCGTCGATGGCGATAACGTAGTCGCGCGAACGGAACGCCGTCGCATCGAGACCGAGTTCCTCGATCCGGTCTAACAGCCACACCTCCTCTCGGTTCTTCGCGTCCCGTACGTACATACGGATAACTTGGCGGTGTGGCGCAAAAGTGTTTGCGGGCACGCCGAACGGTGGTGCGGACGGTCGGTGCGACGTAACGGCCGAACGATGGTGACTGCGGCCAGTCAGCGGACCAACTAGCGAACGCAGCACCTGTCAGCGGGCGTGGCAACGGATGGCAAATTTCTTCGGGGTGTATGCGAAACCCCCCGACGAGCACAATGACCGGCGAGTACATCGACGAGGTGGCCTACGAACCGTCCCAGGAGTTCGTCGAGTCGACGAACGTCTGGGAGTTCATGCAAACGTACGACATCGACGACTACGACGAACTCATCGAACGGACGACGACCGAGATTGACGGCGTCGAGGACAGCGGCGTTGACTGGTTCTGGGACGAGCTCGTCGACTACCTCGACATCGAGTTCTACGAGGACCACGATCGGGTTCGAGATGACGAACGGGGACCACAATTCGCCGACTGGTATCCGGAAGGTGAGCTCAACATCGCCCACAACACGGTCGACCGCTGGGCCGACGTCGACGAGCCGACTCGCAACAGCGTCGCCTGCATCTGGGAGG containing:
- a CDS encoding acyl-CoA mutase large subunit family protein codes for the protein MFDSDDLESIREGHAAWNEETVDPVVDRFGERKETFTTDTNGQEVDRVYTPADVADLDYEDDLGFPGEPPYTRGVYSTGYRGRLWTMRQYAGFSTPEDTNERYHYLLDQGQTGLSMAFDLPTQMGYDSDAEMAAGEVGKAGVAIDSLDDMLTVFDGIPLDEVSTSMTINAPASVLLAMYIAVGDRQGVDREQLRGTIQNDLLKEYIARNTYIYPPEPSMRIITDIFEFCADETPNFNTISISGYHIREAGSTAAQELAFTLGNGIEYVEAAVNAGLDVDEFAPQLSFFFNGHNNIFEEVAKFRAARRMWHDIMEERFDAQNPKSKQLKFHTQTAGSMLTAQQIENNVVRVAYQALAAVLGGTQSLHTNGKDEALALPTEESVRTALRTQQILAHESGAADTIDPLAGSYYVESLTDEVEADAYDLLDEVADRGGMLDAVESQWVQRQIQDTAFDRQREIEDSERIIVGVNEFEVEEEQEMDVQEVTAEDQQRQIDSLEETKAARDDEAAEAALAAVRDAARGDENLMPHIIDAVKAYATVGEICDVLRDEFGEYQGGGAV
- a CDS encoding GNAT family N-acetyltransferase, whose amino-acid sequence is MYVRDAKNREEVWLLDRIEELGLDATAFRSRDYVIAIDEVSNEKAGFGRIRIHRPDDGEPACELTSIGVLQDWRGQGVGAHVVERLVEYAGDQDFETVYALTGEGPYLAQFGFESIDVDALPGPLQTRLEAKRDGIDPDASPLRVAVDQFQVPDRLRGAFKAASKEEAAGDDETTAEEFGIDPDTATYKYDTGR